The region CGACACGCGGGCCCTACGGGAGTCATTTGAGCCCTGCTTATCTTATCAGGCTGAGATGCCGATCAGGCTTCTCCTCCCTCAATCTTACGGATTTCGTCGCGGATTTGGGAGGCACGCTCGTAATCTTCCTTTTCGACGGCCACCTTCATGTCGTTATGAAGCTGGATCAAGCGTGTCTGCTCTTGCGAGGTTTGCTGATGATGCTTGGGGTGTTTGCCGCTGTGCTCGGTATCGCCGTGGATGTTGACGATCAGCGGATCGAGTTCGCTGGCGAAGCAGGTATAGTCGTGCGGACAGCCGAGGCGGCCTTGGTTGCGGAACTCGTAGAAGCTGATGCCACAGATCGGACAGACCTGTTCGTCGAGCTTGGCGAGTTCCTTGGCGGTGTCGGCCACTTTCAGCTGATGATGCAGCATGCCGGCCAACGAAGGCTGAATCGGAGAGCCACCGCTGGGGTTCTGCGTTAAGTAGGACTGCGCGCACTGCTCGCACAAATGGAGTTCGTGCGGTTTATCGCCGGTAAGTTCCGTAATGTGGAACGTGGCTGGCTTTTCGCATTGTTGACACTTCATGACGAAAAATCGCCTCCTTCCACGCAAGGTGGGAAACGGCCGGTTTGCCGGCTTCCGAATCGCTTGCCCCACTGACAGCAAGCCGATCAACGTAAATCCAATTCGCAATTAGAGATACCGCGAGAGGATTATTCTGGATTCTATCGACGCCAAGGGGGGTGTCAAGATTAGACGCCATGCCGTTCAATGTTACCAGAGACCGAAAATTGTCGGGCGTGAACTTTTCAGATGCCTGCGGGGTCTCCTCCAACGGATTGGCCACGCACTACCCTTTGGCAGACAACTGACTTATGCCGTATCTCCCAGAGTTTTCCGAGTTTGATCAGCTCGCGGACAAGTTCGAGATTATTCCCGTTTATCGGCGATTGATCAGCGATTCGATGACCCCTGTCTCGGCATTCCACAAACTGGACACTGGCGAGCCTGCTTGCTTGTTTGAAAGTGTCGTCGGCGGAGAGAAAGTCGGCCGATACAGCTTTATCGGCATCCATCCCGAATACCACATCAGCGCAACGCGCGATCAGGTCACCATCAGCCGAAAAGATGGCAGCACCGAGACCTTCACGAGTGCGAACCCGCTGGAAGAGCTTCGTAAGCGACTCGATACCGGCAGCGTCGCCCATATCGAAGGGCTCCCCCCGTTCAACGGTGGTGCGATTGGCTACGCGGGGTACGACGTCGTCCGCTACGTCGAAAACCTGCCCAACGCTCCGGAAGACGACCGCAAGCTGCCAGATCTTTCGTTTGGGTTCTATAACAATTTGGTCGTGTTCGATAACGTCACGAAAACTGCCTACGTGATCGTGATGGCGAAATGCCCCCAGGGGGAATCGGCCGACCGCCAGGCCATCTACGACGCCGCTTGCCAGCAAGCCGAAGAAATTGTCGCCCAACTGACCAAGCACGATCCGACACTAACCCCCACCGATATCGACCTGGCAGGGTACCCAACGATTCCCTACCGCTCGAACTTCACGCAGGAAGACTTCGAGGCGGCCGTCCGCAAATGTGTCGAGTACATCGAAGCCGGCGATATCTTTCAGGTCGTCTTCAGTCAGCGACTGGCGGTCGACATTCAAAGCGATCCGTTCGAGATCTATCGGACGCTGCGGATCGTGAATCCGAGCCCGTTCATGTTCTTCCTGCGATCGCCTGAGACAACACTCGTCGGAAGTTCTCCAGAGATCATGGTTCGCGTGATGGATGGCACGGTAACCGTTCGTCCCCTAGCCGGCACACGTCCAAGAGGCTTAACCGAAGCGGAAGATGCTCGCCTGGCCGAAGAACTTCTGGCCGATCCCAAAGAACGTGCCGAGCATGTCATGCTGGTCGATCTCGGCCGTAACGACGTCGGCCGTGTCGCGAAGTACCGCAGCGTTCAATTGTCGGACGTGATGGCGATTGAACGTTATAGCCATGTGATGCACATCACCTCGAACGTGACCGGAGAGTTGCCGGAAGGGAAGGACGCTTTCGACGCGATGGCGGCCTGTTTGCCGGCCGGGACGGTCTCTGGCGCACCCAAGGTTCGTGCGATGGAAATCATCGACGAGATCGAACCACATCGACGCGGCCCTTACGCTGGCGCGGTTGGCTATATCGACTACGGCGGTAACATGGATACATGTATCGCCCTGCGAACAATTGTCATCCAAGATGGCACCGCGTACGTTCAAGCCGGCGCGGGGATCGTTGCGGACAGCGATCCGCAGATGGAATACCAGGAAACGCTTAACAAAGCGCGCGGCATCTTGAAAGCGATCGAGATTACCGAAAAACGTTCGGCCGCCGCGAAAAGCCAACGCTAAAACAACTGAAACACTCTAACCGAGAAAATTATGCGCACCATGATCCACGTCATCGCCACCATCGAACTGAAGCCTGATACCCGCGATGCCTTCCTGGCGCTCTTCCACGAACTGGTACCCAAAGTTCTGGAAGAAGATGGCTGCATCACCTACGGCCCGACGATCGACGTCGACGCCAACTTGGGCGACGTTCAAACCGGCCCCCGCGATCATGTCGTGACCGTCGTCGAGGCCTGGGAATCGGTCGAGCACCTGCAAGCTCACCTGGTTGCGCCTCATATGAACGACTACCGCGACCAAGTCAAAGACATGGTCACCGACATGAAAGTTCAAGTCTTAGCCCCAGCCTAAGACAAACGGCGAACGTAGGGTCGGCCTGAATGAATCGCGGACCCTGCGCCAGGCCACTCTCGAAGCTGCCATCGAGAACCTACTACTTCCGTTCAAATTGCAGGAAGTAGTTCTCTTTAAACGATGGCACTTCGACTTCGTTGACGAAACGGAAGCCTGCTTTTTCAATTTCTGCGCGGAAGACTTCTTGCCCGGCGCGGACATGATCTAACGTCCATTCGCGCGATTCTCCGGGGATGCGTTTGAAGTCGATAACGACCAGCTTCCCGCCTGGCTTCATCGCTTTATGAATCGATGCGAGCGACTGCTCAGGGTATTCAAAGTGATGGTAGACGTCGCAGATGAAAGCCGCATTAATGCTGCCAGGTGCCAAGCGGATGTCGTCTTCACTGCATAGGACCGGGGTTACATTGTTAAGGCCGCGAATCTCGGCCAACTTCTCGACTCGCTCGACAAACTTCGGGGCAATATCGAGAGCGTAGACCCAGCCTTCGTTGCCGACTGCTGCCGAAAAGGGTTCGACGAACAGCCCTGTCCCTGTGCCGATGTCGGCGATCCGATCCCCCGGCGAAAGCTTCATCCGTTCGACAATCTCCTGCTTGGCCTGAAACACCTCGCGGCTTTCGACTTCAAATCGATTCACCCAAGCCTCGACGTCTAGTTCGGGGTCGAGGAATCTCTCGTTGATCCCAGGCTTCACACTTTCAGGCGCGGCCACTTCCTGAGCGTATGCGGCAACCGAAGAAAGCAAGAGTAAAGCCCAACAGGCAAGTGCCACAGAACGCATCGAAATAACTTTCCACGCAAGAGATTCAGGAACGGTCAAAGAGGTCTTTCGCAATCTAAGCGGGACGCCAGAGAAGGTCAATCACTTGCTGCGATCCGATCGTTCGCGGCACGTCAAAGATCTACGGCATAAACCCAACCACCTCATAACGGTGGGTTTATATGTCATTAGTAGGCGAATCGTTACAGTGGCATAGTAACTACTAACAAACCCATTTTAATTGAAAGCCTTTACACAGGCACCACTGCGGGAATCCGCATGTCTATCTGTTTCCTTCTAAAAACCATTTTTCTTGCACATGAGTGTATGCGATCTAACTTTGTCATGCCGAAGATGTTCAACGGCATTTACCATCGATATGGAATTCAATCGCTCCGGGCAGGGTTCAATGGCGATTTCCGTCGAGACTAAAACACGACAAAGCTTTCTTCCGGTACCGTTAGCGACATTGTGTCTGACGGCAGATTTACCGGTGGATGTATTTGGTTGTCTTCATCAAGGCTCCGAGCCAATTCTTCTGCGGCGGCGTAACGTCGAAGTGGCAGACGACGAGTTTCCCAGACTGCTGGAGAGTGGTGTCGAGACGGTCTACATTCCTCGCGATCAAGCCGACATCTTTCAGAAGTATCTGCAAGACAACGTTCGCAACATCATCAGCAACGAAGAGATCCCGGTCGAGCGGCGACTCGACTTCTTAAACAACACCGGCCGCACGATGCTGCAAGAGTTGTTTCGGGCCGACAACCTCGACAAGACGGTCGAAAGTGTTGGGGTCCTCAGCGAGCATATGACCACGTTGATCTCGCAAGATTCGGTCATCGCCAGCGAGATGTTCGACGTGCTGCGGCATGACTATCACACCTACACACATACTTACAACGTCGCAAGTTACGTCATGCTGTTAGCTCAGGGAATGGGCATCGCGGACGAAACCGAACTGAAGGCGATCTCTGTCGGCGGACTTCTGCACGACTTGGGAAAACTGCGAATCCCCAACCACGTGCTGACGAAGAAAGAGCGATTGACCGATGCCGAGTGGAAGCTGATTCAGCGGCACCCGACTGATGGCTTTGTCGCTTTGGCTGAGCGTTCCGAGCTTTCGTACGAACAGTTGATGATGGTTTATCAGCACCATGAAAAGCTTGATGGATCTGGGTATCCGGTCGGTATCGATGGCGACGAGATCCATTTCTATGCCCAGATTTGTACGGTCGTCGATATTTTCGAGGCCCTGACAAGCAATCGCCCTTATCGCAATCCGAACACCCGCAAAGAGGCGTTCGAGATCTTGGAGCAGATGGTTCCACTAAAACTTAACGGGGAGATGGTCCGATGCTGGAAAGCATTGATGATGCCATAGCAAGCGGCCTGCCGAGACAGGGCGACAGTGCCTTTGAACGTGCGATTCGCAACGTGCCGTTCAATGTGCAGATTCCCCGCTCGAAGCTGGAAGCATTAGGCAAGTCAGGCCCTTCGACGCCGATGGTGACCGATCAGCGGCGTCACATTCGTTTCCGTCAGCTGAAACGTTGTTTGCTTCGCTACGAAGCAACATACCCCAAAGTGCCTCGACATGCCGACCTGTTTCAGGCGTTGATCATCAATGTCTCGAAGGAAGGAATCGGACTGCTGCACGAAGAACAGCTTTATCCCAAAGAGCGTTTTCATTTACGCGTTGAAGGATATGGACTGTTGCGACTGACCGTGGCACGATGCCAGAAGCTGGGCCCGCGCTGCTACGAAATTGGTGCCGTAGGAGATCGTCCGCTGGACGTGAAAACACTGATCGGGCTTTAGTCCACCGCTGCGAACCACGCCATTTGCTCGCGTGTCCAGTCAGCTTTCTGGGAGCCTTCTTTCTGGAAGTCGAAACGATGAGCCTGGACCGAGCAGCTGAAGAGATTGAACGATGGTATGCCGATCGCTGCGACGGGCAATGGGAACATAAACTTGGGGTTCGGATCGAAACGACCGACAACCCTGGTTGGCTGGCGACGTTTGACGTATTGCCACTG is a window of Bremerella sp. TYQ1 DNA encoding:
- a CDS encoding HD-GYP domain-containing protein, which gives rise to MAISVETKTRQSFLPVPLATLCLTADLPVDVFGCLHQGSEPILLRRRNVEVADDEFPRLLESGVETVYIPRDQADIFQKYLQDNVRNIISNEEIPVERRLDFLNNTGRTMLQELFRADNLDKTVESVGVLSEHMTTLISQDSVIASEMFDVLRHDYHTYTHTYNVASYVMLLAQGMGIADETELKAISVGGLLHDLGKLRIPNHVLTKKERLTDAEWKLIQRHPTDGFVALAERSELSYEQLMMVYQHHEKLDGSGYPVGIDGDEIHFYAQICTVVDIFEALTSNRPYRNPNTRKEAFEILEQMVPLKLNGEMVRCWKALMMP
- a CDS encoding class I SAM-dependent methyltransferase; protein product: MRSVALACWALLLLSSVAAYAQEVAAPESVKPGINERFLDPELDVEAWVNRFEVESREVFQAKQEIVERMKLSPGDRIADIGTGTGLFVEPFSAAVGNEGWVYALDIAPKFVERVEKLAEIRGLNNVTPVLCSEDDIRLAPGSINAAFICDVYHHFEYPEQSLASIHKAMKPGGKLVVIDFKRIPGESREWTLDHVRAGQEVFRAEIEKAGFRFVNEVEVPSFKENYFLQFERK
- a CDS encoding putative quinol monooxygenase; the protein is MRTMIHVIATIELKPDTRDAFLALFHELVPKVLEEDGCITYGPTIDVDANLGDVQTGPRDHVVTVVEAWESVEHLQAHLVAPHMNDYRDQVKDMVTDMKVQVLAPA
- a CDS encoding UvrB/UvrC motif-containing protein, producing the protein MKCQQCEKPATFHITELTGDKPHELHLCEQCAQSYLTQNPSGGSPIQPSLAGMLHHQLKVADTAKELAKLDEQVCPICGISFYEFRNQGRLGCPHDYTCFASELDPLIVNIHGDTEHSGKHPKHHQQTSQEQTRLIQLHNDMKVAVEKEDYERASQIRDEIRKIEGGEA
- the trpE gene encoding anthranilate synthase component I; amino-acid sequence: MPYLPEFSEFDQLADKFEIIPVYRRLISDSMTPVSAFHKLDTGEPACLFESVVGGEKVGRYSFIGIHPEYHISATRDQVTISRKDGSTETFTSANPLEELRKRLDTGSVAHIEGLPPFNGGAIGYAGYDVVRYVENLPNAPEDDRKLPDLSFGFYNNLVVFDNVTKTAYVIVMAKCPQGESADRQAIYDAACQQAEEIVAQLTKHDPTLTPTDIDLAGYPTIPYRSNFTQEDFEAAVRKCVEYIEAGDIFQVVFSQRLAVDIQSDPFEIYRTLRIVNPSPFMFFLRSPETTLVGSSPEIMVRVMDGTVTVRPLAGTRPRGLTEAEDARLAEELLADPKERAEHVMLVDLGRNDVGRVAKYRSVQLSDVMAIERYSHVMHITSNVTGELPEGKDAFDAMAACLPAGTVSGAPKVRAMEIIDEIEPHRRGPYAGAVGYIDYGGNMDTCIALRTIVIQDGTAYVQAGAGIVADSDPQMEYQETLNKARGILKAIEITEKRSAAAKSQR